The DNA sequence AGGCAGCCAGGGTCCTGGAAATGCTTACTGAGCACAAGGCGGTATTAACCACTGCGAGAGGGCCTGTCAGGGATTTCAATATAAGAACCGGACTCCAGATAGGAACAAAGGTAACTATAAGGGGGCCTGACTCCGTTGAATTCCTTCAGAGGGCGTTTTATGCAAAGGATAACAAGATTCCGGCATACTCATTCGACAGGGACGGTAATGCTTACTTTGGGATACCCGATTATACTGAGTTCAAGGGAATGAAATACGACCCGGAAATTGGTATATTCGGTATGGATGTTGCCATAGTTCTGAAGAGAAGGGGCGGATTCAGGTTATCACGCAGAATGATCAGGAATTCAAAGATTCCAAGGAAAATCAGGGTTACAAAGGAAGAAGCCATGAAGTTTATTTCCGGAACGTTCAATGTTACGGTTGTAAGGTGAACAGATGTCACAAATAAAGCTTGAACCTAAGAAGAAATTTGGTCATAAAGATGGATGCGTAAGATGCGGGCGCAAGCGTGGGATAGTGAGACGTTACGGGCTCATGATGTGCAGGCAGTGCTTCAGGGAAACGGCTCCGGAAATCGGATTCAGAAAATACAGCTAAGAGGTGTAAAAGAGATGAGACACGATCCGTTAAATGATATAATAAACACAATAAAGAACGCTTCGAGAATTGGGAAGAGAGAGGTAATGGCAGAACCTGCAGCCCGGCTGGTAGGCAGGATACTCAAGGTCATGCAGGATTATAACTACCTGAAGAGTTTCGAAATAGTGGAAGAGTCCAAGGGTGGAAGATTCAAGATAGTGTTAAGCGACACCATAAACAACTGTGGAATAATAAAGCCAAGGTTGCCTGTGAAGCTGGTCAATCTTGAAAAATATGAGTCAAGATACCTACCTGCTCAGGATTTCGGTATACTCATAATATCAACGACAAAGGGAGTAATGAGTCATGTCGAGGCCAGGAAACTGGGACTTGGTGGAAGGCTTCTGGCTTACGTCTATTAGGTGAATGAAATGATTAAATGGAAAGAAGTCGAAAATGTTGACATACTGCCTGGAGTTTCGCTCACGATGGAAGGTACCGTCGTAATGGTAAAGGGCAAGCTGGGAGAATCCCAGATGGATTTCAGGAACAATTATGTCAGGCTGACGAAAATGGAAAACAAGTTAGTTGTCAGTGCCAGCAAGAGCAACAAGAAGACAAATGCCATAGTCGGAACATGGTCATCCGAGGTCAGGAACATGATGAAAGGTGTTAGCGAGGGATTTGAGTATCAAATGAAGATAGATTACACGCATTTCCCAACCAGGGTATCGGTAAAGGGGGATAGCGTTTTGATAGAGAACTTCCTTGGCGAAAGATCTGCGAGGCTTGCCAGCATCATCGGTAACACTAAGGTAAGCATCAAGGGAGACAGAGTGATAATTACAGGTATACACAAGAGGCATGTTGGCGAAACGGCAGCTAACATAGAGCGGGCTACAAAGATAAAGGGCTTTGACCTGAGAATATTCCAGGACGGAGTGTACCTTCTGAAGGGAGAGAACTGAAATGGCAGATCCAAAACCGCAGCTGGATAAGAAGCAAAAGAAGTTACTGAAGTACAAGATAGAGAGATCAAGGAGAAGGACCCCTTTCAGGAGACAGGAATGGTTCAGGTATGCAAAATTCAGCGATACGTGGAGAAGACCAAGGGGAAAGCATTCGAAATTGCGCGAACATCAGGACAGAAGGCCGCCGATGGTTGATGCCGGGTTCAGATCACCGAGAATGGTGAGAGGGCTTCACCCATCAGGATTTTTCGAAGTACTGGTTCATAACGAGAATGATCTCAATACCATAGATCCAAAATTCCAGGCTGCTAGAATCTCGGCAACAGTAGGCTCAAGAAGGAAGATTGTCATCCAGGAAAAGGCAGATGAGATGAATATCAAGGTGCTGAACAGGAAGGTAGTGGAGTAAATGAGAGTAAATACAGCAAAGAGAATAGCGGCTGACCAATTTAAATCCGGAATATCACGTGTCTGGATAGACACAAACAGCCTTGATCAGGTTTCAGAATCTGCAACCAGATCAGATATAAAGGAACTTATCAACCGGCATGTGATTCAGGTAATTCCTAAGAAGGGCAATTCAACTTTCAGGCACAAGAAGAGGATAGTCCAGCTTTCAAAGGAGAGAAGGAGAGGACAGGGCTCGGTGCGAGGAACCAAGAACGCAAGATTTCCACGTAAGGTAAGATGGGTGAAAACCGTGAGGGCACTCCGTGATGAGCTGGTAAAGCTGAAAGATCAAAAGTCGATAGATCCTAAAACCTACAGGAAATTCTACAGGCTAATCAAGGGAGGATCGATAAGGTCCAGGGCTCAGCTGAATTCACAGATCAAGTCAACTGGTCTGATGACGGAGGCGGGTAAATGAAGACTCCTACTATATTCAAGAGGAAAAGGCTTGGTCTCACAGATTACAGAAAAAGATTGAGAATATTGAGATCAGGTAAACCCAGGTTCGTAGTCAGGAGATCCGGTAAGGGCGTAATGGTACAGCTCATTAAGTACAAGCCGGAAGGGGACAACGTCCTGGTAACTGTCACCGACAAGTCACTTAAGAAGATGGGCTTGGATGTCTTTGGAAACAGCACTCCGGTATCATATCTCGTCGGATATGCTGCTGGCGTCAAGGCAAAGAAACTCGGAGAGAAGGAGGCAATACTCGATACCGGTAGGTACAAATTCACAAAGGGAGGCAGATTGGCTGCTGCACTGAAGGGATTTGTAGATTCGGGCATGGAAATTCCTCACGATCCAGCAATTTTCCCCTCAGATGAAAGGATAAGGGGAAAACATCTCTCTTC is a window from the Thermoplasmatales archaeon genome containing:
- the rpl5_1 gene encoding 50S ribosomal protein L5 — translated: MENPKAAARQKKKAEKNPNPVAPVKKTSAKVRSTTSKKKVEVPKTKKRTPRQTKVEGMNEVVIEKVVVNIGVGQAGERLNKAARVLEMLTEHKAVLTTARGPVRDFNIRTGLQIGTKVTIRGPDSVEFLQRAFYAKDNKIPAYSFDRDGNAYFGIPDYTEFKGMKYDPEIGIFGMDVAIVLKRRGGFRLSRRMIRNSKIPRKIRVTKEEAMKFISGTFNVTVVR
- a CDS encoding 30S ribosomal protein S14 type Z; the protein is MSQIKLEPKKKFGHKDGCVRCGRKRGIVRRYGLMMCRQCFRETAPEIGFRKYS
- the rps8_1 gene encoding 30S ribosomal protein S8, producing the protein MRHDPLNDIINTIKNASRIGKREVMAEPAARLVGRILKVMQDYNYLKSFEIVEESKGGRFKIVLSDTINNCGIIKPRLPVKLVNLEKYESRYLPAQDFGILIISTTKGVMSHVEARKLGLGGRLLAYVY
- the rpl6_1 gene encoding 50S ribosomal protein L6, giving the protein MIKWKEVENVDILPGVSLTMEGTVVMVKGKLGESQMDFRNNYVRLTKMENKLVVSASKSNKKTNAIVGTWSSEVRNMMKGVSEGFEYQMKIDYTHFPTRVSVKGDSVLIENFLGERSARLASIIGNTKVSIKGDRVIITGIHKRHVGETAANIERATKIKGFDLRIFQDGVYLLKGEN
- a CDS encoding PfeL32, yielding MADPKPQLDKKQKKLLKYKIERSRRRTPFRRQEWFRYAKFSDTWRRPRGKHSKLREHQDRRPPMVDAGFRSPRMVRGLHPSGFFEVLVHNENDLNTIDPKFQAARISATVGSRRKIVIQEKADEMNIKVLNRKVVE
- a CDS encoding PfeL19; protein product: MRVNTAKRIAADQFKSGISRVWIDTNSLDQVSESATRSDIKELINRHVIQVIPKKGNSTFRHKKRIVQLSKERRRGQGSVRGTKNARFPRKVRWVKTVRALRDELVKLKDQKSIDPKTYRKFYRLIKGGSIRSRAQLNSQIKSTGLMTEAGK
- a CDS encoding PfL18, with product MKTPTIFKRKRLGLTDYRKRLRILRSGKPRFVVRRSGKGVMVQLIKYKPEGDNVLVTVTDKSLKKMGLDVFGNSTPVSYLVGYAAGVKAKKLGEKEAILDTGRYKFTKGGRLAAALKGFVDSGMEIPHDPAIFPSDERIRGKHLSSTKLKVGNFDELLSKIEVK